One Sodalis praecaptivus DNA segment encodes these proteins:
- the agp gene encoding bifunctional glucose-1-phosphatase/inositol phosphatase has product MTKIFSCLPTALLTLSCFTAAPSQAAESGATPADYHLVQVLALSRHGIRAPLVNYGDALAEATPHHWPKWQTEGGLLTPKGGKVENHVGHYFHAWLAQNHLFGERGCPKGDAVFVYANSLPRTIDTAKFFLDGAFPGCDIPVNHQTAVGTMDPTFNPIITAAVSENFKTAALNSIAQHAGPGGIDGLNTRLKPNYQLLEQVLDYSQSQACQRDKRCSLATQPSSVVLEQGKEPAITGPLRTGTGASDAFMLQYYEGFPLRDVGWGKITTPAQWRQLEAIKNLYHETLFGSPAIAANAAKPLLTFIAGALNAQPPQGERQQAAQRAALTLLAGHDSNIASLLAAMKVRDYQLPDQFERTPISGAIVFQRWHDDKQNRDLMKIEYVYPTSRQIRNDSALSLASPPRRVTLAIDGCPLDVAGFCPMSDFKQAVMQDLRG; this is encoded by the coding sequence ATGACGAAAATTTTTTCCTGCCTGCCTACCGCGCTGTTAACCCTATCATGTTTCACCGCCGCCCCGTCACAGGCGGCAGAGTCCGGCGCCACGCCGGCGGATTACCATCTGGTGCAGGTCCTGGCATTAAGCCGACACGGCATCCGCGCCCCGCTGGTCAATTATGGCGACGCGCTGGCGGAGGCGACGCCGCACCACTGGCCGAAATGGCAAACGGAGGGGGGGCTGCTGACGCCCAAAGGCGGAAAGGTGGAAAATCATGTCGGACACTATTTCCACGCATGGCTGGCGCAAAATCATCTGTTCGGCGAACGTGGCTGTCCCAAAGGTGACGCGGTTTTTGTCTACGCCAATAGCCTGCCGCGCACGATTGATACGGCGAAATTCTTTCTCGACGGTGCGTTTCCCGGCTGCGATATTCCTGTGAATCATCAAACGGCGGTGGGCACGATGGATCCCACCTTCAATCCCATCATCACCGCGGCGGTGAGCGAAAACTTCAAAACCGCGGCGTTAAATTCGATCGCGCAACATGCCGGGCCAGGCGGTATCGACGGCCTGAATACGCGGCTGAAACCCAACTATCAGTTGTTGGAACAGGTGCTGGATTATTCACAAAGCCAGGCCTGCCAGCGCGACAAACGGTGTAGCCTGGCGACACAACCCTCCTCGGTAGTTCTCGAGCAGGGTAAAGAGCCGGCCATTACCGGCCCCTTGCGCACCGGTACCGGCGCCTCGGACGCGTTTATGCTGCAATACTACGAAGGTTTCCCGCTGCGCGATGTCGGCTGGGGCAAAATCACTACCCCTGCGCAATGGCGCCAGTTGGAAGCGATAAAGAATTTGTACCATGAAACGCTGTTCGGCTCCCCTGCCATCGCCGCCAATGCGGCGAAACCGCTGTTAACCTTTATCGCCGGCGCGCTTAATGCGCAGCCGCCGCAGGGAGAACGCCAGCAGGCGGCTCAGCGCGCGGCATTGACGCTGCTGGCCGGCCACGACTCCAACATCGCCTCGCTGCTGGCGGCGATGAAAGTGCGTGATTACCAGCTTCCGGATCAGTTTGAACGTACGCCAATCAGTGGTGCAATTGTGTTTCAGCGCTGGCATGATGACAAACAAAATCGGGATTTGATGAAGATCGAATATGTCTATCCCACCAGCAGGCAAATACGCAACGACAGTGCGCTGTCGCTGGCTTCACCGCCGCGGCGCGTCACGCTCGCCATCGACGGCTGTCCCCTGGATGTCGCCGGTTTCTGCCCGATGAGCGACTTCAAGCAGGCGGTCATGCAGGATTTGCGGGGCTAG
- a CDS encoding GNAT family N-acetyltransferase, which translates to METEAWGNVMHIITCQETQHADAMLAIFNDAIVNTTALYDYRPRTRASMTAWFAVKARGSFPVIGLQTDSGELAGFASYGTFRAWPAYRYSVEHSIYLQQAFRGRGLGNLLLQALITAAGQQGVHVLIGAIDTDNQASIRLHERAGFHPSGTLHQVAYKFGRWLDLAFYQLTLSTPAQPEETEAPLPPPDKR; encoded by the coding sequence GTGGAAACTGAAGCTTGGGGGAACGTGATGCATATCATTACCTGTCAGGAAACGCAGCATGCCGATGCCATGCTGGCAATTTTTAATGATGCTATTGTCAATACCACCGCGCTATACGACTATCGCCCACGCACCCGCGCGAGCATGACGGCCTGGTTTGCCGTTAAAGCCCGCGGTTCGTTTCCGGTAATAGGATTGCAAACCGATAGCGGGGAGCTGGCCGGTTTCGCGAGCTACGGTACCTTCCGCGCCTGGCCGGCCTACCGCTATAGCGTTGAACATTCCATTTATTTGCAGCAGGCTTTCCGCGGCCGCGGCCTGGGTAACTTGCTGCTGCAGGCGTTAATCACCGCCGCCGGTCAGCAGGGGGTACATGTGTTGATAGGCGCTATCGATACCGACAACCAGGCCAGTATCCGGCTTCATGAACGGGCCGGCTTCCACCCTAGCGGAACGCTGCATCAAGTCGCCTACAAATTTGGCCGCTGGTTGGATCTGGCCTTTTATCAATTGACGTTGTCGACCCCCGCGCAACCGGAAGAAACGGAAGCGCCGCTGCCGCCGCCAGATAAGCGTTAA
- a CDS encoding helix-turn-helix domain-containing protein, whose translation MSIDLLIAARLQRLRKRQGLTIEALAAKAGVSRGMISKIERQDSSPSAQVLGRLAAGLGVPLAELLIDELERGGEDGFRPRDQQTLWRDPEAGYLRRQVSEREADTGLELVEITLPPGASVSYPRWSSAPYRQRLWLVTGVLAITYGERHYALSEGDCLTFGVDLPLNFTNPGAQDCRYLLVIAAK comes from the coding sequence ATGTCAATCGATCTTCTTATCGCCGCGCGTTTGCAGCGGCTGCGTAAACGTCAGGGGCTGACCATTGAGGCCCTGGCGGCAAAAGCCGGGGTGAGCCGCGGGATGATTTCCAAAATCGAGCGTCAAGACAGCAGTCCCAGCGCGCAGGTGCTCGGGCGACTGGCGGCGGGGCTGGGCGTGCCGTTAGCGGAATTGCTCATTGACGAGCTCGAGCGCGGCGGCGAAGACGGGTTTCGCCCACGGGACCAACAAACCCTATGGCGCGATCCAGAGGCGGGCTATCTTCGCCGCCAGGTGTCGGAGCGCGAGGCCGATACAGGACTGGAGTTGGTCGAAATTACCCTGCCGCCGGGCGCCAGCGTCAGCTATCCCCGCTGGAGTTCCGCGCCTTACCGCCAGCGATTGTGGCTCGTGACGGGCGTGCTGGCGATCACCTATGGTGAACGGCATTATGCCCTTTCCGAGGGGGATTGCCTGACATTTGGCGTTGATTTACCGCTAAATTTTACCAATCCTGGCGCGCAGGACTGCCGTTATTTACTGGTGATAGCGGCAAAATAG
- a CDS encoding GNAT family N-acetyltransferase, which produces MEKYTLTVTAEIEPAFEQVIAGGLNRFNDEMTGYNDRQPLAVVVRDTQTQVPLGGILGRSSLGLLFLELFYLPPALRGSGLGSKLLATFEQQGRERGCRSGVLYTINFQAPAFYARYGWRAFGEIPCAPPGTSRIFMTKAL; this is translated from the coding sequence ATGGAAAAATACACGCTGACGGTGACCGCCGAAATCGAGCCGGCGTTTGAGCAGGTGATTGCCGGAGGGTTGAATCGTTTCAACGATGAAATGACCGGCTATAACGATCGGCAACCCCTTGCCGTTGTCGTCCGAGATACCCAAACGCAGGTGCCGCTGGGCGGCATTCTCGGTCGTTCATCGCTGGGATTGCTGTTTCTGGAGTTGTTTTATTTACCGCCCGCGCTGCGCGGCAGCGGTCTTGGCAGCAAGCTCTTGGCGACCTTTGAGCAGCAGGGCCGCGAGCGCGGTTGCCGCTCCGGCGTGCTCTACACTATCAATTTCCAGGCGCCTGCCTTCTATGCGCGTTACGGCTGGCGGGCGTTCGGTGAAATCCCCTGCGCGCCGCCCGGCACCAGCCGGATTTTTATGACTAAGGCACTCTAA
- a CDS encoding amino acid ABC transporter ATP-binding protein → MSDAPMVSVRGLVKSYGEHTVLHQVDFDVQQNEVVVIIGSSGSGKSTLLRCCNGLELPERGTVHIGGSCLIRDGQPLPDKQLNHLRTRVGMVFQSFNLFPHLTVLDNVAIGPRKLLGLSVGSAHDRAMTLLGKVGMAQKAQAMPASLSGGQKQRVAIARALAMQPEVMLFDEPTSALDPELVGEVLSVMKLLAKEGMTMIVVTHEMGFARQVADRVVVMDHGRIVESGPAEQIFSDPQQARTRTFLQRVLSAE, encoded by the coding sequence ATGAGTGATGCTCCGATGGTAAGCGTCCGCGGTTTGGTGAAGTCCTACGGTGAGCATACCGTGCTGCATCAGGTGGATTTCGATGTGCAGCAAAATGAGGTGGTGGTGATCATCGGCTCCAGCGGATCCGGCAAAAGTACCCTGCTGCGCTGCTGCAACGGATTGGAACTGCCGGAGCGGGGAACCGTGCATATCGGCGGATCCTGCCTGATCCGCGACGGTCAGCCGCTGCCCGATAAGCAATTAAACCATTTGCGGACCCGGGTGGGGATGGTGTTTCAATCCTTCAACCTGTTCCCCCATCTTACGGTGCTGGACAATGTCGCCATCGGCCCGCGCAAATTGTTGGGGCTGTCGGTGGGCAGCGCCCACGACCGTGCGATGACGCTGTTGGGCAAGGTGGGCATGGCGCAAAAAGCGCAGGCGATGCCCGCGAGTTTGTCCGGCGGCCAGAAGCAACGGGTGGCCATCGCGCGCGCGCTGGCCATGCAGCCGGAAGTGATGCTGTTTGACGAACCGACCTCGGCGCTGGATCCAGAGCTGGTCGGCGAAGTACTCAGCGTGATGAAACTGTTGGCCAAAGAGGGGATGACCATGATTGTGGTCACCCATGAGATGGGATTTGCCCGTCAGGTGGCGGATCGGGTAGTGGTGATGGATCATGGCCGCATCGTGGAATCCGGGCCGGCGGAACAGATCTTTTCCGATCCCCAGCAGGCCCGTACCCGCACCTTTTTGCAGCGGGTACTCTCAGCTGAGTAA
- a CDS encoding amino acid ABC transporter permease, whose product MDLDFTPAFAGWADLLRGAEITIGVTAASLLLGCLLGMLIGIGRLNPKRRLVYGICTAYVTLIRGTPLLVQLFILFYGLPQFGVLLPAYVCGIMGLGVYSGAYVSEIVRGAIQSVERGQMEAARSIGMSSGQAMRLIIIPQAIVRMIPPLGNEFIALIKNSSLVSLLTIDDLMHEGQKIISVSYRSVEVYLVIAVIYLVMTLCTAQLLTRLERRLHAGGMVQ is encoded by the coding sequence ATGGATCTCGATTTTACCCCCGCCTTTGCCGGCTGGGCGGATTTATTGCGGGGTGCGGAGATCACCATTGGCGTTACCGCGGCATCCCTTTTGTTGGGATGCCTGCTGGGAATGCTGATAGGCATTGGACGCCTTAATCCTAAACGACGCCTGGTCTATGGGATTTGCACCGCGTATGTCACGCTTATTCGCGGTACCCCGCTGCTGGTACAGCTGTTTATTCTGTTCTACGGCCTGCCGCAATTTGGGGTACTCTTGCCGGCCTATGTGTGCGGCATTATGGGATTGGGTGTCTATTCCGGCGCCTATGTGTCGGAGATCGTGCGCGGCGCGATTCAATCGGTGGAGCGCGGGCAAATGGAGGCGGCACGATCTATCGGCATGTCGTCGGGTCAGGCCATGCGGCTTATCATTATTCCCCAGGCCATCGTCCGGATGATCCCGCCGCTCGGCAACGAGTTTATTGCCCTCATCAAAAACTCATCGCTGGTTTCGCTGCTTACCATTGATGATTTGATGCATGAAGGCCAGAAAATTATTAGCGTCTCCTACCGTTCGGTCGAAGTGTATCTGGTCATTGCGGTGATTTACCTGGTGATGACCCTGTGCACGGCGCAATTACTGACCCGGCTCGAACGTCGGCTCCACGCGGGGGGAATGGTGCAATGA
- a CDS encoding transporter substrate-binding domain-containing protein encodes MKLLRCLIPALLLLGSHVIGAQAADKPLRIAVDPTFPPMEYIDQDQHTGFDIDLAQALAKELHRTVQFVDIDYKGLVPAVLANRADIALSAIYITDERKKVVDFSDPYYAGGLVIMVQKNNQTIHGPADLADKKIAVQVGTKSVQFVKEHFPKAQVFEVEKNQEMFNMLETGRADAVVTGKPAAKLYARVRQTTRVLDEQLTVEQYGVVVGKNHPELTQSINQALKTLKSNGVYDALVKKWFESASS; translated from the coding sequence ATGAAGCTGTTACGTTGCCTTATCCCCGCGCTATTACTGCTTGGTTCTCATGTTATCGGCGCGCAGGCGGCCGATAAACCGTTGCGTATTGCGGTCGATCCCACCTTCCCGCCGATGGAATATATCGACCAGGATCAGCATACCGGTTTTGATATTGATTTGGCGCAGGCGCTGGCCAAAGAGTTACATCGGACGGTGCAGTTTGTCGATATCGACTACAAAGGTCTGGTGCCTGCGGTACTGGCCAACCGGGCGGATATTGCGCTCTCGGCAATTTATATTACCGACGAGCGTAAAAAAGTGGTCGATTTCTCCGACCCCTATTACGCCGGCGGTCTGGTCATCATGGTGCAGAAAAATAATCAAACCATTCATGGCCCGGCGGATCTCGCGGATAAGAAAATCGCCGTTCAGGTAGGCACCAAGTCGGTACAATTCGTCAAAGAGCATTTCCCCAAGGCCCAGGTATTTGAGGTCGAGAAAAATCAGGAAATGTTCAATATGCTGGAAACCGGCCGGGCCGACGCGGTGGTCACAGGCAAACCCGCGGCCAAACTTTACGCTCGGGTACGTCAAACCACCCGCGTGTTGGATGAACAATTGACCGTTGAGCAATACGGCGTGGTAGTTGGTAAAAACCATCCGGAATTAACGCAGTCAATTAATCAGGCGCTGAAAACGCTCAAAAGCAACGGCGTCTACGATGCGCTGGTGAAAAAATGGTTTGAATCGGCCTCATCTTAA